Proteins encoded in a region of the Vibrio sp. CB1-14 genome:
- the flgL gene encoding flagellar hook-associated protein FlgL — MMNRISSFHNYQTVQNDLRRQENKIHHNQAQLASGKQLQKPADDPLAVHYLQKVGQQTEQLNQHTDSIVLSRNRLEHQEVMLRETEQFADHAKRLTMEAINGALSPQDREAKARQIEELAVNFLALANTQDESGNYTFAGTKSRTQPFFVDSNGKMSYAGDDYQRKMRISNSMEIATSDPGSKLFMEIENPFGDYSANYQLQNASELLLQRATNSNASDESRYKVTFVDMGNDSFGYQLERDGAVVKADDYDPKTGVEFEGLNIRVRGQITPGDAIELEPQKTFSVFDTFRDAIVGMDNDVADASASAELHQATEQFHTAFMHLTKARTDTGARLGTLDIQEAQHEDFKISLARSKSNFEDLDYSKAVIEFEENSRALQASQLAFGKTKDLTLFNYL; from the coding sequence ATGATGAATCGCATTTCTAGTTTTCATAACTATCAAACTGTTCAAAATGACCTGCGTCGTCAGGAAAATAAAATTCACCACAACCAGGCGCAGCTAGCGTCAGGTAAACAGCTACAAAAGCCTGCGGATGATCCGCTAGCGGTGCACTACCTGCAGAAAGTGGGTCAGCAAACCGAACAGCTAAACCAGCATACTGACTCAATCGTGCTGTCTCGTAACCGTCTAGAGCATCAAGAAGTGATGCTGCGTGAAACCGAGCAATTTGCCGACCACGCCAAGCGCTTAACCATGGAAGCGATCAACGGTGCGCTGTCGCCACAAGACCGCGAAGCTAAGGCGCGCCAAATTGAAGAGTTGGCGGTGAACTTTTTGGCACTAGCAAACACGCAAGATGAATCCGGCAACTACACGTTTGCAGGTACTAAGAGTCGTACTCAGCCGTTTTTTGTTGATAGCAATGGCAAGATGTCGTACGCCGGTGATGACTACCAACGCAAGATGCGTATTTCAAACAGCATGGAAATTGCGACCAGCGATCCTGGCAGCAAGCTGTTTATGGAAATTGAAAACCCATTTGGCGACTATTCAGCAAACTATCAGCTGCAAAATGCTTCAGAGCTGCTATTGCAACGAGCCACCAACAGTAACGCCAGTGATGAGAGCCGCTACAAAGTGACTTTTGTCGATATGGGCAATGATAGCTTTGGCTATCAGCTAGAGCGCGATGGCGCAGTGGTGAAAGCGGACGACTACGATCCGAAAACTGGTGTTGAGTTCGAAGGGTTGAACATTCGCGTTCGAGGTCAAATCACGCCGGGTGATGCCATTGAGCTTGAACCACAAAAAACCTTTAGTGTTTTCGATACGTTTCGCGATGCCATTGTCGGAATGGATAACGATGTCGCCGATGCCAGTGCCAGTGCTGAGCTGCATCAAGCCACAGAGCAATTTCATACTGCGTTTATGCATTTGACTAAGGCGCGCACTGATACCGGCGCAAGGCTCGGGACATTAGATATTCAAGAGGCGCAGCATGAAGATTTCAAAATCTCGCTAGCGCGCTCGAAAAGCAATTTTGAGGATCTGGATTACTCAAAAGCGGTGATTGAATTTGAAGAGAATTCAAGAGCGCTGCAAGCCTCGCAGCTTGCGTTTGGTAAGACCAAAGATCTGACTTTATTTAACTATTTATAA